Proteins encoded within one genomic window of Actinomycetota bacterium:
- a CDS encoding YggT family protein, whose amino-acid sequence MGFVCLLFSAYYVVLLARIILSWVTMAWSPPPSVAPAVRVIYDLTEPVLGLFRRYIPPIGGLDLSPLFVFIILRVVSGAICG is encoded by the coding sequence ATGGGGTTCGTCTGTCTTCTCTTCTCCGCGTACTACGTCGTGCTTCTCGCGCGCATCATCCTGTCTTGGGTCACCATGGCGTGGTCGCCTCCACCATCGGTGGCCCCGGCGGTGCGCGTGATCTACGACCTGACCGAGCCGGTGCTCGGCCTCTTCCGCCGGTACATCCCTCCGATCGGAGGGCTCGATCTCTCGCCGCTGTTCGTGTTCATCATCCTGCGCGTCGTATCCGGAGCTATCTGCGGATAA